A section of the Methanococcus vannielii SB genome encodes:
- the cysS gene encoding cysteine--tRNA ligase, with protein MLQIYNTLSKKEELFLPNHQNIVKLFVCGPTTYAESHIGHARTYIAFDAIVRYLKYLGYTVFYLQNITDIDDKIIDKAKIQSKNPDLLSKHYEKKYLEDMENLGVNNVNFYARATEHTFEIINQVKILIEKGFAYETENGVYFEVSKFQEFGKLSNQNIEELNVHRVNPDGLKKDVKDFVLWKKVSEKPCWDSPWGFGRPGWHIEDTAITEKYFGPKYDIHGGGLDLIFPHHEAEIAQMESISGEKPMVKYWMHTGFLNVNGTKMSKSLSNFITIKEILEKYNALEFRFFVLSTHYRSPIDFSSENLEASKKSFERITNFIKSTEFFIPILEIEHENDDLVEQNIKFTKEKFFDAMNNDFNTPLAISAIFGYVRFINKHLNDKNISKKSLLKSSELIFELMQVLGFEIKTNLKNDKNAEELLDLILNVRSKLREKKEWEISDYIRNRLNEINIKIDDIK; from the coding sequence ATGTTACAAATTTATAATACCTTATCAAAAAAAGAAGAATTATTCCTTCCTAATCATCAAAATATTGTTAAATTATTTGTTTGCGGGCCAACTACCTATGCAGAATCCCATATTGGACATGCACGAACATATATTGCATTTGATGCTATCGTTCGTTATTTAAAATATCTTGGATATACCGTATTTTATCTTCAAAATATTACAGATATTGACGATAAAATAATAGATAAAGCAAAAATACAATCAAAAAATCCGGATTTATTATCAAAACATTATGAAAAAAAATATCTTGAAGATATGGAGAATTTGGGCGTCAATAACGTAAATTTCTATGCACGGGCAACTGAACACACATTTGAAATAATAAATCAAGTTAAAATTTTGATTGAAAAAGGTTTTGCATACGAAACTGAAAACGGTGTTTATTTTGAAGTATCTAAATTTCAAGAGTTTGGAAAATTATCGAATCAAAATATTGAAGAATTAAATGTTCACCGTGTAAATCCAGATGGGCTAAAAAAAGATGTAAAAGACTTTGTACTTTGGAAAAAAGTCAGTGAAAAACCATGCTGGGATTCCCCTTGGGGTTTTGGGCGACCTGGGTGGCATATTGAAGATACTGCAATTACTGAAAAATATTTCGGGCCAAAATATGATATTCATGGTGGAGGGCTTGATTTAATATTCCCCCACCATGAAGCAGAAATCGCCCAAATGGAGTCAATTTCTGGCGAAAAACCAATGGTGAAATACTGGATGCATACTGGATTTTTAAATGTAAATGGGACTAAAATGTCGAAATCTCTTAGTAACTTTATTACTATTAAAGAAATTTTAGAAAAGTACAATGCCTTGGAATTTAGGTTCTTTGTTTTATCGACACATTATCGGAGTCCAATAGATTTTAGTTCAGAGAACCTTGAGGCATCAAAGAAAAGTTTTGAAAGAATAACAAATTTTATCAAATCTACAGAATTTTTTATCCCAATTCTTGAAATTGAACATGAAAATGACGATTTAGTTGAACAAAATATTAAATTTACGAAGGAAAAGTTTTTTGATGCAATGAATAATGATTTTAATACTCCTTTAGCAATTTCGGCAATTTTTGGATATGTACGATTTATTAATAAGCACTTAAACGACAAAAATATATCTAAAAAATCGCTTTTAAAATCAAGCGAGCTAATTTTTGAACTTATGCAAGTTCTTGGGTTTGAGATAAAAACTAACTTAAAAAATGATAAAAATGCTGAAGAATTGTTAGATTTAATTTTAAACGTTAGATCAAAACTTAGAGAAAAAAAAGAATGGGAAATTTCAGATTATATCAGAAATAGGCTAAATGAAATAAACATAAAAATAGATGACATCAAATAA
- a CDS encoding S1 family peptidase, with the protein MIKNTILKVMESTFCIELPNKKAGGMPTPVGTGFFISPDGWFVTAAHIVMDKNGSIRKDLNKAVLIKEQSSNGPKKICQYVSKGNIFSKLDIALLKVDFEKNSNKEWLDKKTEFPFINVSTERLEIGDEVYSFGYPLSSYGIIKPGELGYTKLSPRATSAIISSNFDTNANLGAPKNYVLDKALNYGNSGGPIIATETGNVHAICSRFQPLIVPQQHIKDSKGNPLPIMIPSLYGVVSSFNDKEIIGFLMSRDIPVK; encoded by the coding sequence ATGATAAAAAATACAATTCTAAAAGTTATGGAGTCTACGTTTTGTATTGAATTACCTAACAAAAAAGCAGGCGGAATGCCAACTCCAGTAGGAACCGGTTTTTTCATATCTCCTGACGGATGGTTTGTAACTGCTGCACATATAGTTATGGATAAAAATGGATCCATAAGAAAAGACCTAAATAAGGCAGTTTTGATAAAAGAACAAAGTTCAAACGGCCCTAAAAAAATTTGCCAGTATGTATCAAAAGGAAATATTTTTTCAAAGTTAGATATTGCTTTATTAAAGGTAGATTTTGAAAAAAACTCAAATAAAGAATGGCTTGATAAAAAAACAGAATTTCCATTTATAAACGTTTCAACAGAGCGTCTTGAAATTGGTGACGAAGTTTATTCTTTTGGATATCCACTTTCAAGTTATGGGATAATCAAACCGGGCGAATTAGGATATACAAAATTGAGTCCAAGGGCCACATCTGCAATAATTTCATCGAATTTTGATACTAATGCTAATTTAGGGGCTCCAAAAAACTATGTACTTGATAAAGCATTGAATTACGGAAATAGCGGTGGGCCAATTATTGCAACAGAAACGGGTAATGTACATGCAATTTGTTCTAGATTCCAGCCTTTGATTGTTCCACAACAGCATATTAAAGATAGTAAGGGTAATCCTCTACCAATAATGATTCCAAGCCTTTATGGGGTCGTATCTAGCTTTAACGATAAAGAAATTATTGGTTTTTTAATGTCTCGAGACATTCCTGTTAAATAA
- a CDS encoding S-layer protein codes for MYKKILIGLLCLLVFSPLQGQEMPQGNITVNIPKYNVSFDYHLTENKNFTFIELNESKKCSIVGYFDNLPNMIYSVENENYNITLVNGTVAIVSINATGYNKVKTAENCKFVGWNYTINHAFFLVTDIYEMTTAKIVLTNQTTSDGDNSSTDPPSNNNRRGGSGSVTTDQTEISKNVISSIKSEKIKQILSNAKVVAGNTVDYNYAANLRTDSMITTVSELNQDTVIVGGPLANPYAKMYDNKFDLKITNDYPGENKGVIQVKEINGYMVIYIAGSDRFGTLAALEYFKTLDELPEKPLIIEWTSTGSKLIK; via the coding sequence ATGTATAAAAAAATACTAATAGGGCTGTTGTGTTTGCTTGTATTTTCACCATTACAAGGTCAAGAAATGCCTCAAGGAAACATTACAGTTAATATTCCAAAGTATAACGTATCTTTTGACTACCATTTAACAGAAAATAAAAATTTTACATTTATAGAATTAAATGAATCAAAGAAATGTTCAATAGTTGGTTACTTTGATAATTTACCAAATATGATTTATAGTGTAGAAAACGAAAACTACAATATTACTCTTGTAAATGGAACAGTAGCAATAGTTTCTATAAATGCTACAGGATATAACAAAGTAAAAACTGCTGAAAACTGTAAATTCGTAGGTTGGAACTATACAATTAACCATGCATTCTTTTTAGTAACCGATATATATGAAATGACTACGGCTAAAATAGTTCTTACTAATCAAACTACATCAGATGGTGACAACTCTAGCACAGATCCTCCGTCAAACAATAACCGTAGAGGAGGTAGTGGAAGTGTAACTACTGATCAGACAGAAATCTCTAAAAACGTAATAAGTTCAATAAAGTCAGAAAAAATTAAACAAATTCTTTCAAACGCTAAAGTAGTAGCTGGAAATACAGTTGACTATAATTATGCAGCAAATTTAAGAACTGATTCAATGATTACAACAGTATCTGAATTAAATCAAGATACAGTAATTGTTGGAGGACCATTGGCAAATCCATACGCTAAAATGTATGATAATAAATTTGACTTAAAAATAACTAATGATTATCCTGGAGAAAATAAAGGAGTAATTCAAGTTAAAGAAATTAATGGATACATGGTAATTTATATTGCAGGTTCAGATAGATTTGGAACACTTGCAGCATTAGAATATTTTAAAACATTAGATGAATTACCTGAAAAACCATTAATTATAGAATGGACTAGTACTGGATCAAAATTAATAAAGTAA
- a CDS encoding CARDB domain-containing protein, whose amino-acid sequence MKRIKPMLLGTFVLLLLCSSCSAEEYTIKELGIEDNKISFLIYNESSIAKNMPVNGTYTVNIFNESIDDYITEVINFSETTDEYGVLKLEMPKIDTFDYVVINFEYPNEFKYNYFLMVPHYSANLNGYEVYAENGILNYTLPLKSVGINEHKNVTVYIGREPRTFEVKDGFLNIYIENITETIEIWGAYGADENNYPIFELSLTAHPNKRTFGEKDLILMPNHIYEKSGKNVSISVALINESTGKIFKNQVLNVEYGLPNDKTVFNVTTDEFGIATFGVLHNSKLTPVKIYYDETVYRWIYISEPYEGEENEENSEWAYLSGSGGISRPNENLEYTFLFSGSKPIKNHNVMIYGTDGYIGTVKTDEFGRARYNITYVREGTYFLTAFAVYNDTTYISEHSEPIIISNAEYDLSITGNILLISSNIEYSLYKEGIRQVLYDASKNVVNKQLILESGDYGTYTLEPWIYSKKTELNMHEGMTDHGDYIKSVYYHPFTVQTGDFSGIKTYVNYELPITVSYINGTPVNNATVISVFRLYTGNYEDENYYNGNVYHTISKTDDSGNTNVTIKTQGNSIGYIDIYVSDGNHLFLVESKDFKIAKNTEDYIDLTGTITYRALNATENEANIEVVLEIQNLGTIDAENFEVHVYLNSDLVKNETISVSRNSKKTIMFNQSIKSFDNVFLRALIDSKDQITEYNEENNEVIKRIHFPDLKVNWLSFPSSVVQGTERLLYASIEKDSYDEVQMNISVELNGELIYSKLSNLSGLNRYEWLSLPVNVSNPGSNNLTVKVLSINTIDKNISNNEKTVQFNVKGIAADISRVSGIPKNNVLASGGEYQITAFYNVSIPETYTSKIVTSNGIEVISNNETKSYVYSLRSEIFTIRAKNVSKNENISIEIYQNEKLLKKETIPLKIMDNPVVIKYSNITTTNESVTLDFQIFETTEYDIERRLDYIAMIGESGRTLNGIDYLARYPHGCIEQITSPMVASIYVKEYCNDNNIFTNVNFDNMVSSGIIKLTTEERKPRIFIDGYAWGLYGSYSEKPIHTGYVLYGLTTAKMNGHVVNNTYLDNGAKWLITKQKTDGSWESDYAYYMRDDFSSNALITISLQQVYNVTDNNEIKPEIFNATNKSVRYLISQNINNDDDIYKLGYKAWVLSNAYNMGINDSDVFNALNDTVVKLSAWADENQEKSVTYGFTGTTSYSIYGVASESVAISSIGLHNSKDIINNDAYSKLNSHLVSIYSIYGGSGWGSTKSTGYALRAITLERPEAVDNMTIDVYVNSTLIDSIILNNSNPKYVGKYINDSHLTPGSHTISFNFSKNAKIVCGGLISQTTPYSIAINSNGKDYIDPLAEDFFLDIISERAVQNREFNMTFNIRNEGSEPILVGILDIDLPEGLNYTENIKNIEHAYMANFNSTTNKTKLYVYPELIERNSILSIIIPVISTTEVSKTVEALFYPMYNEELIAPQKATISIVPLKILEINTPLGWGANIKEISGKTVITIDAVDG is encoded by the coding sequence ATGAAGCGTATAAAACCTATGCTTCTTGGAACATTTGTACTACTTTTACTATGTAGCTCGTGTTCTGCGGAAGAATATACTATTAAAGAACTAGGAATTGAAGATAACAAAATAAGTTTTTTGATATATAATGAAAGTTCAATTGCAAAAAATATGCCTGTAAATGGCACGTATACTGTTAATATATTTAATGAATCTATTGATGATTATATCACTGAAGTAATAAATTTCAGTGAAACTACAGATGAATATGGTGTTTTAAAATTAGAAATGCCCAAAATAGATACTTTTGATTATGTAGTTATTAATTTTGAATATCCTAATGAATTTAAATATAATTATTTCTTAATGGTGCCCCATTACTCAGCAAATTTAAATGGATATGAGGTATATGCTGAAAATGGAATTTTAAATTACACATTACCGTTAAAAAGTGTAGGAATTAATGAACATAAAAATGTAACCGTATATATTGGAAGGGAACCTAGAACTTTTGAAGTTAAAGACGGGTTTTTAAATATATATATTGAAAATATTACTGAAACTATCGAAATTTGGGGTGCATATGGTGCTGACGAAAACAATTATCCAATCTTTGAACTGTCTTTAACAGCACACCCCAATAAAAGAACTTTTGGCGAAAAAGACCTGATTTTAATGCCTAATCACATATATGAAAAATCAGGAAAAAATGTATCTATTTCGGTAGCCCTTATAAATGAGTCTACTGGAAAAATATTTAAAAATCAAGTATTAAATGTTGAATACGGGTTACCAAATGACAAAACTGTATTTAATGTAACAACTGATGAATTTGGAATAGCAACCTTTGGTGTACTGCATAATTCTAAACTTACGCCTGTTAAAATATATTATGATGAAACCGTTTACCGGTGGATATATATTAGTGAACCCTATGAAGGGGAGGAAAATGAAGAAAATTCAGAATGGGCGTATTTAAGCGGGTCAGGTGGAATTTCACGACCAAATGAGAATTTAGAATATACTTTTTTATTTAGCGGATCTAAACCTATAAAAAATCATAATGTAATGATTTATGGTACGGATGGGTACATTGGAACGGTTAAAACTGATGAATTTGGACGTGCGCGGTATAATATAACGTATGTACGGGAAGGAACGTATTTTTTAACGGCATTTGCAGTTTATAATGATACAACATATATTTCAGAACATAGTGAACCTATTATCATTTCCAATGCTGAGTACGACCTTTCTATAACTGGAAATATACTATTAATTAGCTCAAACATTGAATATTCCTTATATAAAGAAGGAATCCGGCAAGTTCTTTATGATGCATCTAAAAATGTAGTCAATAAACAATTAATCCTTGAAAGCGGGGATTACGGAACTTATACTCTAGAACCATGGATATATTCGAAAAAAACTGAACTTAATATGCATGAAGGCATGACTGACCATGGCGACTACATAAAAAGCGTATACTACCATCCATTTACTGTTCAAACAGGGGATTTTTCAGGAATTAAAACTTATGTAAATTACGAATTACCGATAACTGTATCTTATATCAATGGAACACCCGTAAATAATGCCACTGTAATCAGTGTCTTTAGATTATATACTGGAAATTATGAGGATGAAAATTATTATAATGGTAATGTTTATCATACCATTTCAAAAACAGATGACTCAGGAAATACAAATGTGACTATTAAAACACAGGGTAACTCTATTGGATATATTGATATATATGTTTCAGATGGAAATCACTTGTTCCTTGTGGAATCAAAGGACTTTAAAATAGCTAAAAATACTGAAGACTATATTGACCTAACAGGGACTATAACCTATAGGGCTTTAAACGCAACAGAAAATGAAGCAAATATTGAAGTAGTTCTTGAAATTCAAAATTTAGGAACAATTGATGCAGAAAACTTTGAAGTTCATGTTTATTTAAATAGTGACTTAGTAAAGAATGAAACAATTTCAGTTTCAAGAAATTCAAAAAAAACAATCATGTTTAATCAAAGCATTAAAAGTTTTGATAACGTATTTTTAAGAGCATTAATTGACTCTAAAGATCAAATTACTGAGTACAATGAAGAAAATAATGAAGTTATAAAAAGAATACATTTCCCTGATTTGAAGGTAAATTGGCTGTCTTTCCCTAGTTCAGTAGTGCAGGGTACTGAAAGACTGCTTTATGCGTCAATTGAAAAAGATAGTTATGACGAAGTTCAAATGAATATTAGCGTAGAATTAAATGGAGAATTAATTTATTCTAAACTGTCTAACCTTTCAGGATTGAATCGATACGAATGGCTATCACTTCCAGTAAATGTAAGTAATCCTGGAAGTAACAATCTAACTGTAAAAGTGCTTTCAATAAATACAATAGATAAAAATATCTCAAACAATGAAAAAACAGTTCAATTTAATGTAAAAGGAATAGCTGCAGATATTAGTAGAGTTTCAGGTATTCCAAAAAACAATGTTTTAGCATCTGGTGGGGAATATCAAATAACCGCATTTTATAACGTATCTATTCCTGAAACGTATACCTCAAAGATTGTAACCTCTAATGGGATTGAAGTCATAAGTAATAACGAAACTAAATCATATGTATACTCATTACGTAGCGAAATATTTACAATAAGGGCTAAAAACGTTTCAAAAAATGAAAACATTTCAATAGAAATATATCAAAATGAAAAACTACTTAAAAAAGAGACTATTCCTTTAAAAATTATGGATAATCCTGTAGTAATAAAATATTCAAATATTACAACAACAAATGAGTCAGTTACTTTGGATTTCCAAATATTTGAAACAACTGAATATGACATCGAAAGAAGATTAGATTATATTGCAATGATTGGAGAATCTGGAAGGACCTTAAATGGTATAGATTACCTTGCAAGATATCCACACGGATGTATTGAGCAAATTACTTCGCCAATGGTTGCATCAATTTACGTTAAAGAATACTGCAATGATAATAATATATTCACTAACGTAAACTTTGACAATATGGTTTCAAGCGGCATAATTAAACTTACAACTGAAGAGCGAAAACCTAGGATATTTATTGATGGATATGCATGGGGGCTTTATGGATCATATAGTGAAAAGCCAATCCATACCGGTTATGTACTATATGGGCTTACAACTGCAAAAATGAATGGACACGTTGTTAATAATACTTATTTAGATAATGGGGCCAAATGGTTGATAACTAAACAAAAAACAGATGGAAGCTGGGAATCAGACTATGCATACTATATGAGAGATGACTTTTCAAGTAATGCACTGATTACTATTTCACTACAACAAGTTTATAACGTAACGGATAATAACGAAATTAAACCAGAAATATTTAATGCAACAAATAAGTCCGTTAGATACTTAATAAGTCAAAATATTAATAATGACGATGACATTTATAAATTAGGATACAAAGCATGGGTTCTTTCAAATGCTTACAATATGGGAATAAATGATTCTGACGTATTTAATGCTTTAAATGATACCGTAGTTAAATTAAGCGCTTGGGCAGATGAAAATCAAGAAAAATCAGTAACTTACGGATTTACGGGAACTACAAGCTACAGTATTTATGGAGTAGCTTCAGAAAGTGTAGCTATATCCTCGATCGGACTACATAACTCAAAAGATATAATTAATAATGATGCATACAGTAAATTAAATTCACATTTAGTTAGTATATACAGTATATATGGTGGCTCTGGATGGGGTTCCACTAAATCAACAGGGTATGCATTAAGGGCAATAACTTTAGAACGTCCTGAAGCTGTTGATAACATGACAATTGATGTATACGTTAATTCAACACTAATAGATTCCATAATATTGAATAATAGTAATCCAAAGTATGTTGGAAAATACATAAATGATTCACACCTTACCCCTGGAAGTCATACAATATCATTTAACTTTAGTAAAAATGCAAAAATAGTTTGTGGGGGTTTAATTTCACAAACAACACCGTATTCAATTGCAATAAACAGTAATGGTAAAGATTATATAGATCCATTAGCTGAAGACTTTTTCTTAGATATAATTAGTGAAAGAGCAGTTCAAAATAGGGAATTTAATATGACCTTTAATATTAGAAATGAAGGTAGCGAACCTATTTTGGTAGGCATTCTTGACATTGACCTTCCAGAAGGACTAAACTACACTGAAAACATAAAAAATATTGAACATGCTTACATGGCTAATTTTAATTCGACTACAAATAAAACTAAATTATACGTATATCCAGAATTAATTGAACGTAACAGTATTCTTTCAATAATAATTCCAGTAATATCAACTACTGAAGTATCAAAAACCGTAGAGGCATTATTCTACCCAATGTATAATGAAGAATTAATTGCACCTCAAAAAGCAACAATATCAATAGTTCCATTAAAAATTCTTGAAATTAACACCCCATTAGGATGGGGGGCAAATATTAAAGAAATTAGTGGTAAAACTGTAATAACAATAGATGCAGTGGATGGATAA
- a CDS encoding TIGR00269 family protein: protein MECKKCKSPSIYHQKHSGKHFCKECFINDITKKVRKTLGRNIIKNNVKIGIGLSGGKDSLVMAHLLSEFFKPIPNAKLIGLMVDEGIDGFRTDGINNAIDFCNEYDIEYKVVHFKDYIETDLDTIVKLAKEKNLTMNPCSFCGVIRRKILNKIAIIEKCDYLAIGHNLDDISQAVMMNYIEGNIKKLAVLGKDSKNSKFVKRIKPLEKIPEDEVLLFADFLKLKYHKAPCPYSSLSYRSEISEITDQLEENHPGAKYSIVKGFERLLEYLNVPEEVGVCKICGDASSRDICKVCTYLKELEILEKSKF from the coding sequence ATGGAATGCAAAAAATGTAAAAGTCCGTCTATATATCATCAAAAACATTCTGGAAAACACTTCTGTAAGGAATGTTTTATAAACGATATAACTAAAAAGGTTCGAAAAACCCTTGGAAGAAATATTATTAAAAACAACGTAAAAATTGGAATTGGATTAAGTGGTGGAAAAGATAGCTTAGTAATGGCACACCTATTAAGTGAATTTTTTAAACCTATTCCAAATGCAAAATTAATTGGATTAATGGTTGATGAAGGAATTGACGGATTTAGAACTGATGGAATTAATAACGCAATAGATTTTTGTAACGAATATGATATTGAATATAAAGTAGTTCATTTTAAAGATTATATTGAAACGGATTTAGATACAATTGTTAAATTGGCGAAAGAAAAAAATTTAACAATGAACCCGTGTTCATTTTGTGGAGTAATTCGAAGAAAAATATTAAATAAAATAGCAATAATTGAAAAATGCGATTACCTTGCAATTGGCCATAACTTAGACGATATTTCACAAGCAGTCATGATGAACTACATTGAAGGAAACATTAAAAAACTAGCAGTTTTAGGAAAAGATTCTAAAAATTCTAAATTTGTAAAACGTATAAAACCTTTAGAAAAAATACCTGAAGATGAAGTATTACTTTTTGCAGATTTTTTAAAACTAAAATATCATAAAGCACCTTGCCCATATTCAAGTTTATCGTATAGATCGGAAATTTCTGAAATTACAGATCAACTTGAAGAAAATCATCCTGGAGCAAAATATTCAATAGTTAAAGGCTTTGAAAGACTTTTAGAATATTTAAATGTTCCAGAAGAAGTTGGAGTATGTAAAATATGTGGCGATGCTTCTTCAAGAGATATTTGTAAAGTTTGTACTTATTTAAAAGAACTTGAAATTTTAGAAAAGTCTAAGTTTTAA
- a CDS encoding O-acetylhomoserine aminocarboxypropyltransferase/cysteine synthase family protein: MENKKHGIGTLGLHAGQENPDPTTGARAVPIYQTTSYVFENSEHAANLFSLKQFGNIYTRLMNPTTDVFEKRVAAIEGGNSALALSSGMAAITFSLLNLSSPGDEIVSANNLYGGTFQLFNHTFPELGRKVNFVESTDLNEFENAITNKTKAIYVESIGNPKLDVPDYKSISKIAHDAGIPFVVDNTTGIGLVRPIEHGADITVLSATKFIGGHGTSIGGVIVDSGNFDWNNKKFPMFIEPDKSYHGIKYAETFGNVPSLGNIAYILRARVRLLRDIGAVLSPFNSFLFLQGLETLDLRVKRHSENALKVAEFLKSHEMVEWVNYPGLLGNQTHENAKKYLDGGFGALVTFGIKGGVENAKAFINNLKLFSHVANIGDSKSLAIHPASTTHQQLTKEEQISTGVSPNLIRLSIGTEDIKDIILDIKNAISKIR, from the coding sequence ATGGAAAACAAAAAACATGGAATTGGAACACTTGGACTCCATGCAGGTCAGGAAAACCCTGACCCTACAACTGGTGCTAGGGCTGTTCCAATATATCAAACTACATCATATGTTTTTGAAAATTCCGAACATGCTGCAAATTTATTTAGCCTAAAACAATTTGGAAACATCTACACAAGATTAATGAACCCTACAACAGACGTATTTGAAAAAAGAGTTGCTGCAATTGAAGGCGGAAATTCAGCACTTGCTTTAAGTTCAGGAATGGCTGCAATTACATTTTCACTTCTTAATTTAAGTTCCCCGGGAGATGAAATAGTTTCTGCAAACAATCTTTATGGTGGAACATTTCAGCTTTTTAACCATACTTTTCCAGAGTTGGGTCGAAAGGTGAATTTTGTGGAATCTACAGATTTAAATGAATTTGAAAATGCAATTACCAATAAAACAAAAGCAATATATGTAGAATCAATTGGAAATCCAAAATTAGATGTACCTGACTACAAAAGTATTTCAAAAATAGCCCATGATGCAGGAATACCGTTTGTTGTAGATAATACGACGGGTATAGGACTTGTAAGGCCGATAGAACATGGAGCAGATATTACGGTACTTTCTGCAACTAAATTTATTGGAGGGCATGGAACATCAATTGGCGGAGTAATTGTTGATTCTGGAAACTTTGATTGGAATAATAAAAAATTTCCAATGTTTATAGAACCAGATAAAAGTTATCACGGTATAAAATATGCTGAAACTTTTGGAAATGTACCTAGTTTAGGAAACATTGCATATATATTGAGAGCCCGTGTTAGACTTTTAAGAGATATTGGGGCAGTTTTAAGTCCATTTAACTCGTTTTTATTCCTTCAGGGATTAGAAACTCTTGATTTACGAGTAAAACGACACTCAGAGAATGCATTGAAAGTTGCAGAATTTTTAAAATCTCATGAAATGGTAGAATGGGTTAATTACCCGGGACTTTTAGGAAATCAAACGCACGAAAATGCAAAAAAATATTTAGACGGAGGATTTGGTGCATTAGTTACTTTTGGAATTAAAGGCGGTGTTGAAAATGCAAAGGCATTCATAAATAATCTTAAGTTATTTTCTCATGTTGCAAATATTGGGGATTCAAAAAGCCTTGCAATTCACCCTGCTTCAACAACGCACCAGCAATTAACAAAAGAAGAACAGATTTCAACTGGAGTCAGCCCAAATCTTATAAGGCTTTCTATTGGAACTGAAGACATTAAAGACATTATTTTGGATATTAAAAACGCAATTTCAAAAATAAGGTGA